ATAGAGAGGGCTAGTCTCCGAGATGGGATGCATAATATTCCACGTCAACATGAAACTGGGGGTGCGCGATCGCAGCAGAGGCAATTCATGGAACCGTCGAATAAACTCGCCTTCCAGCGTATATTCATCCCGAATTAAATATAACCGTGCCTCGGCTTCCAAAATTTGATTGCGCCGTTGGTTGGCCGATCGTAGGGTCAGTGTAGGCACACCATTATGGGGCGCAATGACCGCGTACTTGCTGAAGATAATCCGCGCAGTGGGACGGGCAAAGCGGGCAAATGCCAATCCGGTGACAACGGCAATCATCAACAGGCTCATAATGGCCTCCAGAGTGACGATCGTATTGGCATAGGTCGTCTTAGGTGCAATCACCCCATAGCCGATCGACCCTAACGTATGCACACTAAAGAAAAATGCATCCTCAAAAGATCCAGAACGAGCTCCTGTCAACCCATCCGGCTCTAAAAGATATAATACCGCAAATACAGTGTTGATTAATAAATAAACACTAGAAACAATTCCAAAGAAACCCCACCAAGGAACAGTCAGCATTAAGTGATAGGGATCCCGCCAATAGGTATACCAAGCATTGAACCTATCCACCTGTAACTGACCATTCTGGTTCGCAATCCGGATCACACCGTGTCGTCCATGACTGGCCGATCGACGAAATGAGAGCGGCAAAGGAGGCTTCTTCATGGGGGTACCCACCCGAACAATACTGTCTAGTGTAAAGGTCTAGAAGTAATATTGAGGGTGAAAGGGGAAGAGGCGCTAGGCGGAGGAGTCGTGGGTGCACGATGTAATCGATCGCCTAGCTGAGTTCACTTGACTGCCTATGCAATTTGCAGTCTTAAACGGGGCTCAAACTAAACTGACCACAGGTTTCGATTTGCCAATTGGGATCTAACGATTTGAGAGGGCGATTGGCAACCAAACTGAAATCATTCATGGCTCCAAAGCCCACATGACCCGTCAAGCGGTTACGCCAAAGAATATCAACTTTACCGTCGTTGTTAAAATCACCCGTATCCTGAATCAGCCAATTGGGATCTGCCC
The Alkalinema sp. FACHB-956 DNA segment above includes these coding regions:
- a CDS encoding ion channel, producing MKKPPLPLSFRRSASHGRHGVIRIANQNGQLQVDRFNAWYTYWRDPYHLMLTVPWWGFFGIVSSVYLLINTVFAVLYLLEPDGLTGARSGSFEDAFFFSVHTLGSIGYGVIAPKTTYANTIVTLEAIMSLLMIAVVTGLAFARFARPTARIIFSKYAVIAPHNGVPTLTLRSANQRRNQILEAEARLYLIRDEYTLEGEFIRRFHELPLLRSRTPSFMLTWNIMHPISETSPLYGETPESLAASHAQLIVSLIGIDETVTETIHARNIYSNYEVMWDHYFMDIFHLSQSGDRYLDYRNFHKVQPRPNLSTTHDF